The following nucleotide sequence is from Solidesulfovibrio carbinolicus.
GGACCATCGAAGAAAGACCCCCAGGAGGCAGCGCGCCGGGCCTCGGCGCGGGCCGAAGCGGGGAAAACCAAGCACGCCAAACCACCAGCCAAGCCGAAGGACGTGGTCTTCCCCGTTGAAGAGCTATGGCGCGCCGTCTCCGAAGAAGAGGAAGTGGGGCTGGCCAATCTCGGCGTCAAAGCGCTTAAAAACCGCTTTGCCTACGACATGCAACGCGGCGTTTTCCTCGAACTGACCCCAGGCGGCGGTTTTTTCGCCGAGGACCACGCCGGGCAAATCAAGGTGGCGCTGCAAAAAGCCTTGCGCCCACAGCTTGAGCAGCAGCGGGACGCCCTGACGACGGAAGCATATCGGCAGGATACCAGCAAAGAAGATCGAGGCCGGGCCGAATTTGCAAGGAAGAAGTATATTTCCGCGCTCAAACGGCTTTCCGGCAAGCACAGCCTGGACAACCTGACGGATTTGATGCGCACGGGCCGGGACTCCCTGGCCCGGGATAACGCCGATTTCGACCGGGACCCGTGGGCGCTGCACTGTCTCAATTGCCGCGTGGATTTGCGGACCGGGCAGGATCGTGAAGGGCAGCATCAGGATATGAGCACCAAGTATGCCCAGGCTGTATGGAGGGGGCTGCACTACGAGCATTCTGCCTGGAACGCTTACATAGAAAGCCTACTTCCGGCCGACATGGCCGAGTATCTTCAACAATTCGTTGGCTATGCCATTACAGGCATACAGCGAAAGGCCTTTGCCATTTTCTTTTCCAAGTTCAGCGACTCAGGGAAGACGCTTCTTCTGGAGACGTTCAAAGCCGTCTTCGGCAACTATGCGGGGATGCTTCCGGCCGCGCTGTTGATGGAGGACAAAAAGGGCAAAGGCCTTGGCCCGACGCCCGAGCTGGCCGCGCTGCAAGGGCTGCGGATGGCCTTCCTGTCCGAGTCGGGCAAGTCGGATCACTTCGAGGTCGCCCGCCTAAAATGGCTGACCGGCGGGGACACCCTGGTTGCCCGGGGCCTTTTCGCCAAGCCTGTCACCTTCGAGCCCACGCACACGCTCTTTCTGGCGTCCAACCACTTGGCCCGGATCGGCATTGATGAAGACGCCATGTGGGGCCGCATCCACGTGTTCAAGTTCCCCTACGCTTTCAAGGACCACCCGACCAAGCCGCACGAAAGGCCGATTAATCCTGACCTCAAGGACCAGTTGCGCCAAGAGGAGGTCAAAAGCGCCGTTCTGGCCTGGGCCGTCCGGGGCTGTATCGCCTGGCAAGGGAACGGACAGAAATTCAATCCGCCCCTTTCATCACGGGAAGCCTTGGAAAACTACAGGCTTAACGAAGACTATCTTGAGAGTTTCGTCCGCGCCTGCTGCCTGATCGGAAAGGACCACCGGGAACAGGCCAAGCCCCTGCATGAAGCCTACTCGCAATGGCACGTGGAGGAATTCGGCTCAAATTCCAAGCCCCTGGGAAGACGGAAGTTTTGCGAAGCTATGGCCGGGAAATTTGAGAAGGATGACGATGGACGCCACCACTTCTACCTTGGGCTTCGGCTGAAAAGTTCTTTTTGAGGCTAATAGCATGAAATATCAATCTGTTATCCCTACTACTGACGATGAAAGACCGCGTGGGGTCGGGTCGCAACTCTCGAAGTCTCGCCAGATTAGATCAATGAAATCAGCAACAACGAATTTCGACTTTCTTTCACTTCTCTCTATAGGAGAGAAAAAGGGAAAAAAGAGATGGGGTATATATATAAGAAAGGGGTGCACAACTCTCGAATGTCGCACATCCATTAATAACAATAGGTTAAGCACTCAACATTTCGACAGTCGCGCCCGGCACGCTCTTCCAGCCTTACCCGAGAATCAGAGGTAACAAGCTTATGTCAAACGACATTTTGAGCTTGTACCAGGGCATGGGGTTTACGGCCAAACAGAAGACCGCGACCGAATTTGCCGGCCCTTGCCCGGCCTGCGGCGGTAATGACCGCTTCTGCATCTGGTGCGGCGGCGAGGGCAAGCACGGCCTGGGGCGATTCTACTGCCGGGGCTGCGGGCTTCAGGGCGATGCCATCCAGTTCTTGCGAGAGTTTCAGGGCTTCGGCTACGGCAAGGCCTGCCGCGAACTTGGCCTGACGCCGGCCGCGCCATCCGGCAGAAGCGCCGCCCGTGAGCCAGACGCACCGACCCCGGTCACGCCCGCGTGGACGCCCAAACCCGGCGAACTGCCCAACTCACGATGGCAAGCCCAGGCGCGGAAGCTCATCCCTTGGGCCGCGCGGCAACTCCAAGCCACGCCTGACGCCCTGTCCTGGCTCTTGGCCGAACGCGGATTGACCCCCGAAACGGCCGCCCGCTTTCATGTCGGCTGGCTCCCCGATGACCTTTACCGTGACCGTACCGCCTGGGGCCTGCCCCAGGAATTCAAGCCGAACGGGAAGCGCCGCATGTTGTGGCTCCCCCGTGGCCTCGTGCTGCCGGTCCTCGACGCCTCGGGCAAGCCGGCACGCATCAA
It contains:
- a CDS encoding DNA primase family protein yields the protein MAGPSKKDPQEAARRASARAEAGKTKHAKPPAKPKDVVFPVEELWRAVSEEEEVGLANLGVKALKNRFAYDMQRGVFLELTPGGGFFAEDHAGQIKVALQKALRPQLEQQRDALTTEAYRQDTSKEDRGRAEFARKKYISALKRLSGKHSLDNLTDLMRTGRDSLARDNADFDRDPWALHCLNCRVDLRTGQDREGQHQDMSTKYAQAVWRGLHYEHSAWNAYIESLLPADMAEYLQQFVGYAITGIQRKAFAIFFSKFSDSGKTLLLETFKAVFGNYAGMLPAALLMEDKKGKGLGPTPELAALQGLRMAFLSESGKSDHFEVARLKWLTGGDTLVARGLFAKPVTFEPTHTLFLASNHLARIGIDEDAMWGRIHVFKFPYAFKDHPTKPHERPINPDLKDQLRQEEVKSAVLAWAVRGCIAWQGNGQKFNPPLSSREALENYRLNEDYLESFVRACCLIGKDHREQAKPLHEAYSQWHVEEFGSNSKPLGRRKFCEAMAGKFEKDDDGRHHFYLGLRLKSSF